The genomic interval TGTCGCGCCGAACACCACCTGCCGAATTCTCACACCTCCCATTTATTCAGGGCGATCTGAACAACTTTGAAGACTGCCAGCGTGCTGTTGAAGGTGTGGATGCCATTCAACACCTCGGGGCACAACCCGGTCCCGTTGATCACCCAGATTTACGTGCCCGTGCCACTGAGCAAGGCATTCCCTTTGACGCGACCTTCAAAACGAATATGCTCGGCACTTACTACCTGATGCAAGCGGCAATTGCGGCAAACGTCCACACGGTTGTGATGTCCGGTAGCAACTGCGCCTTAGGACACGGCTTCCGAATTAGCCGAACACATATTCCAATAGATTACCTACCCATAGATGAAGAACACCCGTGCTATCCTGAAGATTCCTACAGTTTTTCTAAACGGTGTGGTGAAGACTTGTTGGCAAGTTATACCCGTGCTTATGGCGTCCGCACCTACGTCACGCGTCCTGCCGGTATCAGTCCAGAAGAACGGAGGAAGCAGATGGCAGAAGGTGCCTCACCCACAACCGCTTGGACACCGTGGCTTTGGTGTTGGGTAGGGAGCGAAGATGTCGCAAGTGCACACCGTCTGATTATGGAAAAAGCGGACACGCTACCCGCGCACGATGTCTACTTTCTGAACGCCGATGACACCTCAGCCTTGGAACCTTCTCAAGAGTTAGTTGAGCGTTTTAAACCCGAATTTCTTCCGAAGGTGAGAACGCTTGAAGGACATCAATCGTTTATTAATTGCGATAAACTCAAAAATGCCGTCGGGTGGCAACACGAAACGTCGTGGCGATAATTTCTAATTTTGCTTGCGCTCAGTCAAGGCTATTGGGCAAAAGTCTCTTTTTGTTGGTTCCGCACGCGCCGTTGTTGCGTGCTACGATTTTTGGCTTTTGGAGGAAACATTATGTCAAACAGTGACAGAGTACGCATCGGTGTCGTCGGTGTAGGGAGCATCTCCGTGCGCGGCATCCTGCCACACCTCACACAAGACGATGTCCAAGATAGATTACAGGTAACGGCTGTCTGTGACCCCGTTCCGGGTCGAGCACAAGCGGCATCTGAAAAATTTAAGGTCCCGTATGCGTATGAAACCTATGAAGCACTCTTAGCAAACGGACATGTAGATGCGGTCAGCATCGCATCACCTATCGGATTGCATTATGAGCAGGGAAAACTCGCCATTGAACACGGTCTCCACGCACATTTCAACAAAACGATGACAACGACCGTCGATGAAGCGGACGATCTGATTGAATCGGCAGCGCGTAAAGGCGTGAAGTTAGTGGCTTCCCCGGGGGAGATGCTCCGCCCAATCCACCAAGAAATTCGTAGCCTTATTGCTGACGGTGCCATTGGAACGTTGACGTGGGCAGCCGCCGGTTCCGCCTTCGGAAGATACCACGAAAACGAATCTGTTAGACACGGTAATGATCCTCTCTCCAATATCAACCCAGCATGGTACTTCCGCAAACCGGGGGGCGGACCGCTCTATGATATGACTGTCTACGGCTTGCATACGCTGACCGGCATCCTCGGACCTGCGAAACGTGTAACCGCGTTCTCCGGTGTTCGCCTCAAGGAACGCGAATTTCGAGGCGAAATGCTCCCCTGCGATATGGACGATAACACCTTTATTCTCTTGGACTTCGGCGCGGCATTCTACGGCTTTGTCTACGGAGCAGCGGCAGGTTCTGTCGTCAGAGGCAGGCTGGCAATTCACGGCACCAGTGGCACGATCGAAGGCAATTTGCTGAATGGTACACCCATTGATGCACCGGACGGGGAACTTCCACACGTTGTCGGACCACACCGTAGCATTCAGGAATCGCACGTCTACGAGGACATTATGCAGTTGGTGGATTGGATTCGTGAGGATAAACCGACGATTGTTACGGCAGAGCATGCACGGCATGTCATAGAAATCTTCGATGCAGGATATCGATCCGCACAGACAGGACAGGCCCAAAACCTACGCACCACATTTTGAAGGAACACTCCACTATGCCAAAAGCTTTATGTATCGGTGAACTCCTTATCGACTTCGTCTCCACAACCCCTGATGTGACACTCGCCGAAGCCCCAGGATTTGTTAAAGCTCCAGGCGGTGCTCCCGCTAACGTTGCTGTCGGTTTAGCGAAACTCGGCATGGATACCGGATTCATCGGTAAAGTGGGGTCAGATGCGTTCGGCGATTTCCTACGCGAAACGCTCCAACAGAACAGCGTTGATACCGATTACCTCATCGCAGGTGAAGGGTCCCGCACGACCTTAGCCTTCGTTGCTACGCGCTCTGACGGTATGAAGGACATCACCTTCTATCGACACCCAGGTGCCGACATCCAACTCGCCCCTGATGAAATCAATACCGACTATATTCAATCAGCGGATCTATTTCACTACGGCTCTGTCAGCCTTAGCCATTCGCCGAGTCGAGAAGCGACACTTCACGCAATTGCGTCTGCCAAAGCGGGGGGTGCGATGCTTTCTTACGATCCGAATTTGCGGTTGATGCTCTGGGATAACGCAAACGATGCCAAGCACTGGATCTGGGAAGTGATGCCCTACGCCGATATCGTCAAACTCTCAGAGGAAGAATGGGAATTCGTCACAGGTGATGCAGGATTGGAGTACGGTATTGACCGCATTCTTAGACTCGGGGTGAAACTGCTCGTTGTAACTTTAGGAGAGCGAGGCTGCTATTACACCAACGGGATCACCAACGGTTTCGTTGACGGTTTTATCGTTGACGTGGTGGATACACTAGGAGCCGGGGATGCCTTCGTCGCCGCCATGCTCACCCAACTGATGCAGCACACCGACCTATTAGCACTTGAAAGAGTCAGACTTGATGCTATTATGCGGTACGCAAACGCAGCAGGAGCATTGGCAACTCAGAAGGTCGGCGTAATTCCAGCACTACCCACCGCTTCTGAGATTGAAAATTTCTTGTAAAGTCCCGAGAACCCCGTAGGCGTGATATGTCTGTAGCCGTACATTAACCCACGCGCCTCGCTTTAACGATGTACATGGGCCAGGAGAAATAGAAGTCATCACCCTCCGGACGGACAGTGTAGTGTTCTCGTGCCTCATCAGGCGAGAGTTGCGCAAACGCATCACGAATCTCTTGCACGACCCCCGGTGGGGTTTTCTCCGGACGTACCCACCAGAGGAACGACATCTGTGCGTTCCGGGCATGTGCCGTCTTTTCAAGAGAAAATCCAGCATCTATAATCATCGCATCCCATTGCGAAGGCGGGTAGCCGTATACGTGCGAATTATCTCGGAGTCTCTCTACGCGGTTCTGCCACACTCTCAATTTCTCTGATTCCGGTGAAACAGAATCCGTCATGCAGAAGAGTCCGCCCGTCCGTAACACCCGATGAACCTCGCTTAAAAATGCCCGGACATCCTGAAAGTGATGCGGTGCCAACCGACAAGTTACCAAATCCAACGAGGCATCACCAAACGGCAACGCTTCAGCAGCCGCGACGGAAAACGCAATATTTTTTATGGCTTGCTCTTGTGCAAACTCAACCGCCTTCTCGACCATCTCCGGGGTTAGGTCCGTCGCCACAACATGTGCGACTTTTGGGGCAAGCGCGAATGCCGTAAACCCGGTTCCCGTCGCGATGTCTAACGTCTGTTCTGTACCTTTAGGGTCTGCAAAGTCGAGGAGTACGTTTATCGTATTCCCTTTAGCATGCGCGCTACTCTGGGCGTAGTAGTCGGCATGTTGGCTAAACTGGTCTCGGACCGTGCTATGGATGGTTTTCATATATCAGTTTTCGGTTTTCAGTCATCAGTTCTCGGTTAAAGAGGTTTCTGTGGAAAAAACCGATACTGAAAACCAGAACCTATCTTCGGGATATGATTTCAAAAATTTTTCCACTAACTAATTGAAAAGAATAACCCCGCGCGCGTTTTCCCCCGCTTCCATATCCGCAAACGCCTCATTAATCTGCTCAAGTCGATAGTGGCGTGTAATGAGTTCATCAAGTTTCAATTTGCCTTCGGCATGCAGATTCAGAAGCTTCGGCATATCCACCCGCGGTTGGCAAGATCCATAAAATGAACCGATTAATCGTTTCTCACTTGAGACGAAACGTTGTGCCGGAATGCTGAATTCGGATTTATGATGTGCCATACCGACAATGACAGCACTCCCAGCAGGTCGGACCATATCGTATGCTTGCACAATCGTTTTTGGATTTCCGATCACCTCAAACGCGTAATCCACCCCCAAACCATCTGTCAACTCACGAACGGCTTCAACCGGATCATTCTCAGCGGCGTTGACGACATCCGTTGCCCCGAAATTCTTCGCAAAATTGAGCTTCCGCTCCGCAATATCAACAGCGATAATCCGTTCCGCTTGCGCCAGCACTGCCCCTTGGATAGCGTTCAAACCGACACCACCGGTCCCGATAACGGCTACAGTGCTGCCCGGCTTAACCTTTGCTGTGTTAAGCACTGCCCCGACGCCTGTCGTCACGCCACATCCGACGAGTGCGGCTTTCTCTAACGAATACTGTGGATCAATTTTGACGAGATTTTGTTGCGGTACAACCATGTACTCCGACATTGTTGCGATCCTTGCCATTTGGAGAATTCCATCACCTGCGCTGTTATGGAGACGATAAGTGCCATCCAATAAGAATCCGCGCGGCACATCATAACTTTCACACAGGCAGACGCGTTCCATCTGACACATCCGACAACTGCCACAATAACTCACAAAAGACAAAATTACCGGATCCCCGGGCTGAAAACCGGTTACGCTGTTCCCAACATGCTCAACCACCCCAGCCCCCTCATGCCCGAGTGCGACAGCCGCGTCGTAGTAGATGGTCCCGGTTACTACGGAAAGATCGGAATGACAGACCCCGCTCGCAGCGGTCCGGACGAGCACCTCGTCTTCTTTAGGATCATCTAACTCAAGCTCCTCAACAACGACGGGTTGATTATGTTCATACATAACAGCAGCACGTGTTTTCATTTGCTTGCTCCCTCTACGGTGCGGCACACTTACAATAAGGACTCCAGATAACTTCTCGCCTTACGCATTGAGTCAACCGGGTCAGATTCACCTTCATAGACAACTGAGAGACACCCGTTATAATCCACCCCGCGCAGAATATCCAAAACACGCGGATAATCCAGCCATTCCTCCACACCGCTATCAATCTGATAAAACTTTGTACGGACATAGACGGCGTGAGGTGCTGTCTGTTCAATACTTGCATAGCAGTCATAGCCTGGGTGTGAAGACCCTCTATGCCCACTCGCGCCGGGGGACCCTGCGTATTGCCCAGTGTCTAAAATATGTGTGAAATAGGGATGATCCGTTTCATTCAAGGCGCGTAAAACGGCAGCACCATCGCGTGTAACGTTGTTGTGGTTGTGATTCTGTAAACCGACGAGGATTCCTGATTCATAACCGTATTCAGCAACCTCCTTGAAGGCTTCAATCATCGGGGGCCACAAAGTCTCTTCATCACAATCCTCAGGAACATAGGCAGCGAAGACCCGGACAAGCGGACAACTCATAAAAGCGGCAACGTCAATCCACTGCTTGATGAGAGCAACCTGTTCTGGATGTTCGGCAACTGGACGACCAAAGTTGTTGCTAACCCCGATATAACCTAACGGTAATCCTTTCCGCGCAAGATCTTTCTTCAGGTCTCTTAGGTAGTCTGCATCGGTGGATTCAAACGCGCTTGAATGTAACTCAATAACATCAAAACCGAGATCATACACGATTTGTGCGAAAGCAGAAGCAGTCGTGCTTCTCACATTCAGAGACATCGTCCCTAATTTCATCATAACGGTGGTTCTCCTTTTTTCGTCCGAATGGCGGGAAGAGTTTCAAGTGCGTTCGTCTCACTCGTCCTCTTCTGTTTCATCGGGGTATTCTTGAAGGGATATCCGGGCTTGCTGGTGTAACGCTGAGAGGAATTTCCGCAAGGTTTGCTGCAGATTATGGAGTTGATATCGATCCTCCTCAAGGTCCTGAATTCGTGAATCGAAAAGTTCCAATCGGTTGAGTCGGTCGAAAAGGTCTTCAATCAGGTTCTGGATCTCGCTGATCCGCTGCCGTTCCTCGGCAATCTGCTGTCGTTCCTCTACAAACTGCCGAACTCTATCTGCCGTATCAGCGAGTTCTCTGCGCGTCTGCGTCAACTCTTTTTGGAGATTTTGCGTAAAACCTATTAATTTTTCTAAAGTATTCGTTGTTTTATAAACGGGTTGTCCCGAATTACTCAAATTTATTTCTTCCTGAAGCGCCGAATTCTTTTCTGGTGAAATTGGTTCGTCAATTTCATCCGATGGGCTAACTGGCTCGGAGGCATTTGTCGCTTCAAAAATGCCAATCAATTTAATATGATACGAAAATAGGGTATAAGCTTCTCTCCGTTCGCTGCGCTCGCTGTATGTAATTTGCACCCGTATCTCTTCATCCACCCTCAAGGCATTGAGACGCGCATGTATATTCCGAATCACTACCTCATTGTATCCGAATGAGTTATTTTTCTTTGGATTCAACTGCCGGAGGTACCGGTAGAGTTCCAAACCATCGACACTCTCGCGTTTCAACCCTTCAGTCGTTAAAACGCCGACGACCGCAGGATTGTCAGGATCTGATGATCCATACTCGTCGGGTATGACGATATCCAAGGGCACCTCTCCATTAACAGCCTTCATCCCGAGAATCCAGTCCGTTGTCGATGTTTTTCTACTATACACAATGAAGTCGTAGGTAATTGCCATAATTTTCTCTTTCCATGAAGGCATTCATTTTTTTAAGTGCGCTTTGAATCCTGATGTCTTTTTGCGGGTTAACCCTCACATTACGACATCCTAACTTTCGCGAACTACGTCTGTAATCTCGATATGACCTGTGCAAGTCTCGGGATGCAAGAGGTGCCGACACCCTCTACAGCGAAAGATGCGACACAATGTGCAAAGTTCAGCGCCTCCTTGATAGAACGGCTTTGATAATAGTTAATCAAAAAGGCGGCAGCGAAAACATCCCCAGCCCCCGTCGGATCTACCTCTGTAACGGAGTAGGCAGCGGATTCAAGCTGCGTTCCATTTTGAAAAAGGGTCGCACCCTGCGCGCCTTGTGTCAGGACAACGATCGAGGTTAATCCTATATATCTTTCAAGTTCATCCGGATAACTACGGAGATCCTCATCACTCAGGATTAATATATCAACATGAGGTAAAATATCCTTCGCTGTTTCCCATCGTTTTGGCTCAACGCGACCACTGGCATCCCACTGTCGGAGCCAACCTTGCGGCGTCGCACCTATTAAGGTCTCGTCGCTGAAACAGTGAACGACTTCAGCGGAAACCTCATCTGCAATCGGACACAAATAGGCTATATCACTCGTACGCCATTCGACAGGAATATCGTTTCCCTTTAATTGTCGTGCACTCCCAAGGATGAATTGCTGCCGACGTCCCTTCGCGTCGTATTGGTTATCAAAGATTGTTGTCTCAGGAGATTCATGATAGACTGTCTTTATGCCTTCTAAGAGTGAATTCTCCCGATCAAAGTCCGTGCCAACAGCTGTAACCGCTCGCGCATGGTGTCCGAGGTTTCGCGCGGTTAGTGTTGAGTACGAAGCAGATCCACCAAGGATGTAACCAGTTGGCGCGACATCATAACAGAAATGACCGACGGATAAAAAAGTCGTAGGCATCGGAGAGGATATACTCATTTTCGCGTTATAATTCAAAGACAGGCTCCATATGTGCCCACCATTCGTCTGGCTGTGCCTCCGCTACTGGTTCTTGGAAGGTTCTCATTAACGCATCCCAGTCTTTGCACTTCGAATTTTCTTCGAGATAGCGCGGAAAATCGCGTTCTATATCAAAGGTATCAATCGTTTCCATTGCCATAAACAGACGGCATCCGAGCAGGTAGATATTCATTTTCGTGATGCCAACTGATTTCAGCGCATCAAGCACTTCGGGCCATGCATCCCGGTGATATGCTTTATACGTCTCAATAACAGACGGATCGTTTTTGAGATTCAGTGTTAAGCCGTAGTGTTTCATTTTAATTTTTTTAGTGCCTTTCGAATTCTTTTAGCATGGTCAAACGCGAGCCTCGGTTGCTGGATAAACCGACACTCTCTTTTTACCAGTGTTTATATGATAGCAAATTTTAACATTTTCGTCAACTTTTTTCTTTACTTGAAGTAACTGTATACATAGTGCTATAATAATTTCTGGACTCGCGGACAGTACCTGAATAAATTACCAAGGCAGGTAAAATCGAAATGAAGGTCCTCCTGAAAAAAAACATCCCAAATGCCCTTCTCATTTCTATTGGGTTTCATATTCTCCTGATGATGCTACTTGGGACCTTATATAAACAAAGACTCGATTGGCAGCCCAAACCGGTCACGGAGTTTGACATCGTCAAGATTCGATTACGGGGTTCCGTGCGTCCACTGAAAAAGATTCGCCACCTGCCACTACAACCCTCTACAATTCCTGAAAATATGCAACAGATGGAGACAGTTGAGGTGCAACCCCCCGCGCTTCAGACATTAGCAGCACCCGTATCGCATCAAGACGCTACCGTCGAACTGCAAACACCCGAACTTGCCGCTACTGTCCAAGGCGAACATACCTACGGAAAGGGGTTACGGGCTAAACCTGTATCAGGATTAGGCAGTAGTGGCACAGGGGGTGGAGTGGGTTCACGTATCTCAGGTAATGGAAAAACTGGGGGTACCACTCGAGGCTTTTTAGGCGGGATGAATGATCAACCCGCTTCCGACATTGGAGGATTAACGCTGCCTGATCTGGCACTCACCAAGGTCGGAAAACATATCGTCGCAAACCGTAGCTCCGACCTCGTTGACATCGTCTTTGTTATTGATGGTAGCGGGAGTATGAAAAACGATGTTGCCGCAGTGCGTGAACACCTCAGTGCTATGACGGATCTCTTCGACAGGGCAAATATGGACTTCACAATCGGCATCGTTACCTTCCGAGCTGGCACAGGATACGGTTTACTCGGTTTTGACTTTGAGGTGATCCCTCAAACGCGCTCCGTCTCCCAGATTAAAAAGGTGCTGGCACAATTGAAATTCCGTGGAGATGAGAACGGCCTGGACGCACTCATCCGAGCCGCTGATGAAGTGAAATTCCGAGAGGACGCTGAGGTCCATTTCATATTTGTCACAGATGAATACGTAAGCGGGGCATACTCTTCAATAGATGTGATGGTAAAGATGAAAACTGCTAAAATCAAGGTAGATGTTATCGGACGCGATGAACCGTTTCAGAAGTTTATTGCAAAGAGTACAGGTGGTTTATGGCTACCGATTTCAAGTCTCACGATCCAGTGAAACTACACTCAAATAGCAGGGATAACTGATGCACAAAAAGGATAAACACTACGCTTTGGGATTGGCGTTTCTTTTCCTGGGTGTCAGTGCGTTTACCGCCAGCCACCATGAAATGTGGCGCGACGAGATTCAGGCATGGCTGATCGCCCGGGATAGCGGTTCCGTCTTTGAACTTTTCGCGCATCTCAAATATGAGGGACATCCGGGCTTGTGGCACTTGTGTCTTATGCCACTCACGCGCATCACGCACTCCCCGGTCATTATGCAGGTGTTCCACCTCCTGATCGCCGGGATTGTCGTTTATCTCTTCGTTCGATACGCACCTTTCAATCTTCTCCAGAAATTCCTTTTCTGTTTCGGTTACTTCGTTCTCTATGAATACGCGATTCTGGCGCGAAACTACGCCCTCGGACTTCTACTGATAATCGTTTTCTGCATCTTATTCAAGGCAC from Candidatus Poribacteria bacterium carries:
- a CDS encoding NAD(P)-dependent oxidoreductase, which translates into the protein MKILITGASGRLGEFVIRELADQHSLVLMSRRTPPAEFSHLPFIQGDLNNFEDCQRAVEGVDAIQHLGAQPGPVDHPDLRARATEQGIPFDATFKTNMLGTYYLMQAAIAANVHTVVMSGSNCALGHGFRISRTHIPIDYLPIDEEHPCYPEDSYSFSKRCGEDLLASYTRAYGVRTYVTRPAGISPEERRKQMAEGASPTTAWTPWLWCWVGSEDVASAHRLIMEKADTLPAHDVYFLNADDTSALEPSQELVERFKPEFLPKVRTLEGHQSFINCDKLKNAVGWQHETSWR
- a CDS encoding Gfo/Idh/MocA family oxidoreductase, with product MSNSDRVRIGVVGVGSISVRGILPHLTQDDVQDRLQVTAVCDPVPGRAQAASEKFKVPYAYETYEALLANGHVDAVSIASPIGLHYEQGKLAIEHGLHAHFNKTMTTTVDEADDLIESAARKGVKLVASPGEMLRPIHQEIRSLIADGAIGTLTWAAAGSAFGRYHENESVRHGNDPLSNINPAWYFRKPGGGPLYDMTVYGLHTLTGILGPAKRVTAFSGVRLKEREFRGEMLPCDMDDNTFILLDFGAAFYGFVYGAAAGSVVRGRLAIHGTSGTIEGNLLNGTPIDAPDGELPHVVGPHRSIQESHVYEDIMQLVDWIREDKPTIVTAEHARHVIEIFDAGYRSAQTGQAQNLRTTF
- a CDS encoding methyltransferase domain-containing protein; the encoded protein is MKTIHSTVRDQFSQHADYYAQSSAHAKGNTINVLLDFADPKGTEQTLDIATGTGFTAFALAPKVAHVVATDLTPEMVEKAVEFAQEQAIKNIAFSVAAAEALPFGDASLDLVTCRLAPHHFQDVRAFLSEVHRVLRTGGLFCMTDSVSPESEKLRVWQNRVERLRDNSHVYGYPPSQWDAMIIDAGFSLEKTAHARNAQMSFLWWVRPEKTPPGVVQEIRDAFAQLSPDEAREHYTVRPEGDDFYFSWPMYIVKARRVG
- a CDS encoding Zn-dependent alcohol dehydrogenase, with the protein product MYEHNQPVVVEELELDDPKEDEVLVRTAASGVCHSDLSVVTGTIYYDAAVALGHEGAGVVEHVGNSVTGFQPGDPVILSFVSYCGSCRMCQMERVCLCESYDVPRGFLLDGTYRLHNSAGDGILQMARIATMSEYMVVPQQNLVKIDPQYSLEKAALVGCGVTTGVGAVLNTAKVKPGSTVAVIGTGGVGLNAIQGAVLAQAERIIAVDIAERKLNFAKNFGATDVVNAAENDPVEAVRELTDGLGVDYAFEVIGNPKTIVQAYDMVRPAGSAVIVGMAHHKSEFSIPAQRFVSSEKRLIGSFYGSCQPRVDMPKLLNLHAEGKLKLDELITRHYRLEQINEAFADMEAGENARGVILFN
- a CDS encoding sugar phosphate isomerase/epimerase, with the protein product MMKLGTMSLNVRSTTASAFAQIVYDLGFDVIELHSSAFESTDADYLRDLKKDLARKGLPLGYIGVSNNFGRPVAEHPEQVALIKQWIDVAAFMSCPLVRVFAAYVPEDCDEETLWPPMIEAFKEVAEYGYESGILVGLQNHNHNNVTRDGAAVLRALNETDHPYFTHILDTGQYAGSPGASGHRGSSHPGYDCYASIEQTAPHAVYVRTKFYQIDSGVEEWLDYPRVLDILRGVDYNGCLSVVYEGESDPVDSMRKARSYLESLL
- a CDS encoding L-rhamnose mutarotase, which encodes MKHYGLTLNLKNDPSVIETYKAYHRDAWPEVLDALKSVGITKMNIYLLGCRLFMAMETIDTFDIERDFPRYLEENSKCKDWDALMRTFQEPVAEAQPDEWWAHMEPVFEL
- a CDS encoding VWA domain-containing protein; the protein is MKVLLKKNIPNALLISIGFHILLMMLLGTLYKQRLDWQPKPVTEFDIVKIRLRGSVRPLKKIRHLPLQPSTIPENMQQMETVEVQPPALQTLAAPVSHQDATVELQTPELAATVQGEHTYGKGLRAKPVSGLGSSGTGGGVGSRISGNGKTGGTTRGFLGGMNDQPASDIGGLTLPDLALTKVGKHIVANRSSDLVDIVFVIDGSGSMKNDVAAVREHLSAMTDLFDRANMDFTIGIVTFRAGTGYGLLGFDFEVIPQTRSVSQIKKVLAQLKFRGDENGLDALIRAADEVKFREDAEVHFIFVTDEYVSGAYSSIDVMVKMKTAKIKVDVIGRDEPFQKFIAKSTGGLWLPISSLTIQ